In Fibrobacter sp. UWR2, the following are encoded in one genomic region:
- the nuoK gene encoding NADH-quinone oxidoreductase subunit NuoK, with product MELQPIFIQILSLAIYAIGIVVAISRRNIFFVLMGIELALNAVNLSFVGFAKTLPAELSVTGQIVPLFTIAIAAAEACVGFAMVILIFRNRESIDADSYSNMRG from the coding sequence ATGGAACTCCAACCCATTTTCATCCAGATTCTTTCGCTCGCCATTTATGCTATCGGCATTGTGGTCGCCATTTCCCGCAGGAATATCTTCTTCGTGCTCATGGGTATTGAACTTGCCCTGAACGCGGTGAACCTCTCCTTTGTGGGATTCGCGAAGACGCTCCCCGCAGAACTGAGTGTCACGGGCCAGATCGTTCCGCTGTTTACCATTGCCATTGCCGCCGCCGAAGCGTGCGTCGGTTTCGCGATGGTCATCTTGATTTTCCGCAACCGCGAAAGCATCGATGCGGATTCCTATTCCAACATGAGGGGCTAA
- a CDS encoding NADH-quinone oxidoreductase subunit N: MTSIVNFFPVILVALGALASLAAEPFLKDENKHKIIPWIASVFVALGMASFCLVNTGTCHDLFAMDPIRRVLGVTVLLCALLGVAGLQWTLAHEKHKGGEAYGLLLLASCGAVLMTQAIDFLALFVAMELTSFPVYALVGIRRKDQNAGEGVFKYFVSGSIFSAIFLYGVSLVYGATGTTHFSTTIIDGRETLYAVGTLLAIFGLLFKAGAAPVHYWVADVYTGASVAVTGFMAAVVKVGALAALGSLWIGMLVTRAGVAGAWNLAEPVTAAGQWPSLYHVVVIVAVLSIIIGAFSGLAQKSIRRIIAFSAVMNAGFIVLGLLLPNYLGEGTVQLGSMFYFLVTYAIASAGALTGIAYLAGKEDKNENLEDIQGAGRRHPFVALGVAVCLASLAGLPPASGFLAKFALFTGAFSAGLSKVAIFAFVLSLVAAVYYLRIAFVLFAPRKKQCECKCSCMSSSYSYMLKFMVAVAAIALLALSIVPGFALIG, encoded by the coding sequence ATGACTAGTATCGTCAACTTTTTCCCGGTAATCCTGGTCGCGCTCGGTGCGCTTGCATCCCTCGCTGCAGAACCTTTCCTCAAGGACGAAAACAAGCATAAGATCATTCCCTGGATTGCATCGGTGTTCGTTGCCCTTGGTATGGCTTCGTTCTGCCTGGTCAATACGGGTACGTGCCATGATTTGTTTGCGATGGATCCGATTCGTCGAGTGCTCGGCGTGACGGTGCTGCTTTGCGCCCTCCTGGGTGTCGCAGGCCTCCAGTGGACCCTCGCTCACGAGAAGCATAAGGGTGGCGAAGCCTACGGGCTCCTGCTCCTTGCTTCGTGCGGTGCCGTACTCATGACTCAGGCCATCGATTTCCTCGCCCTGTTCGTTGCAATGGAACTTACGAGTTTCCCGGTGTATGCCCTTGTGGGTATCCGCCGCAAGGATCAGAACGCAGGTGAAGGCGTGTTCAAGTATTTCGTCTCGGGCTCCATATTCAGCGCCATTTTCCTTTACGGTGTATCGCTCGTGTACGGCGCTACCGGCACGACGCACTTCAGCACCACGATTATCGATGGCCGCGAAACACTCTATGCCGTGGGTACGCTGCTTGCAATCTTCGGGTTGCTCTTCAAAGCGGGTGCTGCTCCGGTGCATTACTGGGTTGCCGATGTCTATACGGGTGCTTCTGTCGCGGTGACGGGCTTCATGGCTGCGGTCGTGAAGGTCGGTGCCCTTGCTGCTCTCGGTTCCCTCTGGATTGGCATGCTCGTGACGCGTGCCGGCGTTGCGGGTGCCTGGAACCTGGCTGAACCTGTTACAGCTGCAGGCCAGTGGCCTTCCTTGTACCATGTGGTGGTCATTGTCGCTGTGCTCTCGATTATCATCGGCGCCTTCAGTGGTCTTGCCCAGAAATCCATTCGCCGCATTATCGCCTTCTCTGCCGTGATGAACGCGGGCTTCATTGTGCTTGGCCTCTTGCTCCCGAATTACCTGGGCGAAGGTACCGTGCAGCTTGGCTCCATGTTCTACTTCCTCGTTACCTATGCCATCGCCAGTGCAGGCGCCCTCACGGGTATTGCCTACCTCGCCGGCAAGGAAGACAAGAACGAGAACCTCGAAGACATCCAGGGTGCCGGCCGCAGGCATCCGTTCGTGGCGCTTGGCGTCGCGGTGTGCCTTGCAAGCCTTGCCGGCCTTCCGCCTGCATCTGGCTTCCTCGCAAAGTTCGCCCTCTTTACGGGTGCATTTTCTGCGGGCCTTAGCAAGGTGGCGATTTTTGCCTTCGTGCTTTCGCTGGTGGCCGCAGTCTACTACCTGCGTATCGCCTTCGTGCTGTTCGCTCCTCGCAAAAAGCAGTGCGAATGCAAGTGCAGCTGCATGTCGTCTTCGTACAGTTACATGCTCAAGTTCATGGTGGCCGTGGCGGCTATCGCCCTGCTTGCACTGAGCATTGTTCCCGGCTTTGCACTGATTGGCTAG
- the ispF gene encoding 2-C-methyl-D-erythritol 2,4-cyclodiphosphate synthase encodes MDKIYRSGIGFDVHKLVEGRKCIIGGVDIPYEKGLLGHSDADVLLHAISDALLGAAGLGDIGTYFPDTDPAFKGADSLELLRKVGEEVRKAGYEIVNIDSIVMCERPKVNPHKDAMKANIARVLGIDVKQVGIKGTTTEKLGFTGRGEGIASQAIAMVRSL; translated from the coding sequence ATGGATAAGATTTATCGCTCGGGTATCGGTTTTGACGTTCACAAATTGGTGGAAGGCCGCAAGTGCATTATCGGCGGGGTGGATATCCCGTACGAGAAGGGCCTCTTGGGCCATAGCGATGCCGACGTGTTGCTGCATGCGATAAGCGATGCCCTGCTGGGCGCTGCTGGCCTCGGCGATATCGGCACGTACTTCCCGGATACGGACCCCGCGTTCAAGGGCGCCGACAGCCTGGAGCTGCTGCGCAAGGTGGGCGAGGAAGTCCGCAAAGCCGGTTACGAGATTGTCAATATCGATAGCATCGTGATGTGCGAACGCCCGAAGGTGAACCCGCACAAGGATGCCATGAAGGCAAACATCGCCCGCGTGCTCGGGATTGACGTAAAGCAGGTCGGCATCAAGGGGACCACGACCGAAAAGCTCGGGTTTACGGGCAGGGGCGAAGGCATTGCGAGCCAGGCTATCGCGATGGTCCGCAGTTTATAG
- the nuoL gene encoding NADH-quinone oxidoreductase subunit L: MTNIPLWLIPLFPLLGTIILGAIAVSSSGNKKGAPEGIIGAIAVLLPALSFACVTVLALNMPVSGFRETICNWIDIPLLKVDIGFQFDALSRIMLLFVTGIGTLITLYSIGYMHGDRGFTRFFAYINLFLFSMIVLVLSDNLLLTFLGWEGVGLCSYLLIGFWNKDLNNCKAANKAFIVNRVGDIGFLLGMLSLVTIGGAGVLNYDMLNHFISMLMAGGHVELIMPMLFITCLLFFVGCTGKSAQIPLLTWLPDAMAGPTPVSALIHAATMVTSGVYLVARLSNLFVVCPDVLNIILVVGALTAFWAAFAGLFQNDIKKVLAYSTISQLGYMFMAAGASAFDASIFHVFTHAFFKASLFLGAGAVIHALGGEQDMRNMGGLIKKTPVTACVMIFAFLAIVGFPGFAGFWSKDLILERIFTDCTWVITGSWLAPVVPMNKIFYIVGLFTAVVTAVYMGRLIIMTFFGSYRGSKESEAHIHEAPAVMLIPMVILTFGSIFAGYLWADSMGVRFFADTLAPVLSAAQGFDPARALNPEVLLSEFIPRSVEHVNPIIFAALGTLAALFGMFIAWKGWMHAHIPAAKGSSAPEGYAAGWTFMWDYVHGFFVKCVNVAAWICEKIVDTLLQAFQWTLGAITTILGDGATVFQVRKVRLQLGLSILGVVALVVVVLLTGGLV, encoded by the coding sequence ATGACGAATATTCCTTTGTGGCTAATTCCGTTGTTCCCGTTGCTGGGAACGATTATCCTGGGCGCAATCGCCGTCTCCTCTTCGGGTAACAAGAAGGGCGCCCCCGAAGGCATCATCGGTGCAATTGCCGTGCTGCTCCCTGCGCTCTCGTTTGCCTGCGTGACGGTTCTTGCACTGAACATGCCCGTATCCGGATTCCGCGAAACGATTTGCAACTGGATCGATATTCCTCTCCTGAAGGTGGATATCGGATTCCAGTTCGATGCCCTCTCACGCATCATGTTGCTGTTCGTGACTGGTATCGGCACGCTCATCACGCTCTACTCCATAGGCTACATGCATGGCGACCGCGGTTTCACGCGTTTCTTCGCCTACATCAACCTGTTCCTGTTCAGCATGATCGTGCTCGTGCTTTCGGACAACCTGCTCCTTACGTTCCTCGGTTGGGAAGGTGTGGGCCTCTGCTCTTACCTGCTCATCGGTTTCTGGAACAAGGACCTCAATAATTGCAAGGCTGCGAACAAGGCCTTCATCGTGAACCGCGTGGGTGATATCGGGTTCTTGCTCGGTATGCTCAGCCTCGTGACTATCGGTGGTGCAGGTGTCCTCAATTACGACATGCTCAACCATTTCATCAGCATGCTGATGGCCGGCGGTCACGTCGAACTCATCATGCCGATGCTCTTCATTACATGCTTGCTGTTCTTTGTGGGTTGCACGGGTAAGTCTGCGCAGATTCCGCTCCTCACTTGGTTGCCCGATGCCATGGCGGGTCCGACTCCGGTTTCGGCCCTCATCCATGCTGCGACCATGGTCACGAGTGGCGTGTACCTGGTGGCCCGTCTTTCGAACTTGTTTGTCGTTTGCCCCGATGTACTGAACATCATTCTTGTCGTGGGTGCCCTCACTGCCTTCTGGGCCGCCTTTGCGGGCCTGTTCCAGAATGACATCAAGAAGGTGCTTGCCTACTCGACGATTAGCCAGCTTGGCTACATGTTCATGGCCGCGGGCGCATCGGCGTTCGATGCCTCCATCTTCCACGTGTTTACGCATGCCTTCTTCAAGGCATCCCTCTTCCTCGGTGCCGGTGCCGTTATCCACGCACTGGGTGGCGAGCAGGACATGCGCAATATGGGCGGCCTTATCAAGAAGACGCCTGTTACCGCCTGCGTGATGATTTTTGCGTTCCTCGCGATTGTCGGCTTCCCGGGATTTGCGGGCTTCTGGTCCAAGGACCTCATCCTTGAACGCATCTTCACGGATTGCACCTGGGTGATTACCGGTTCCTGGCTTGCTCCTGTCGTTCCGATGAACAAGATTTTCTATATCGTCGGTCTGTTCACAGCGGTTGTTACGGCTGTCTACATGGGCCGTCTCATCATTATGACCTTCTTCGGCAGCTACCGCGGTAGCAAGGAAAGCGAAGCCCATATTCACGAGGCTCCCGCCGTGATGCTTATCCCGATGGTCATACTCACGTTCGGTTCTATCTTTGCCGGTTACCTCTGGGCAGATTCCATGGGCGTGCGCTTCTTCGCCGATACGCTTGCTCCGGTGCTTAGTGCGGCACAGGGCTTTGACCCGGCTAGGGCTCTCAATCCTGAAGTCCTGCTGAGCGAATTCATTCCGCGTTCTGTTGAACACGTGAACCCGATTATCTTTGCCGCGCTCGGCACGCTTGCCGCACTGTTCGGTATGTTTATCGCCTGGAAGGGCTGGATGCATGCGCATATTCCGGCTGCCAAGGGCTCTAGCGCTCCTGAAGGCTATGCTGCCGGCTGGACGTTCATGTGGGATTACGTGCACGGCTTCTTCGTGAAGTGCGTGAATGTGGCTGCCTGGATTTGCGAAAAGATTGTCGACACGCTTCTGCAGGCTTTCCAGTGGACACTCGGTGCCATCACCACTATTCTGGGTGACGGAGCAACGGTGTTCCAGGTGCGCAAGGTGCGCTTGCAACTAGGTCTTAGTATCCTAGGTGTCGTCGCTCTAGTTGTCGTTGTTCTTTTGACTGGAGGTTTGGTCTAA
- a CDS encoding NADH-quinone oxidoreductase subunit J translates to MLALIYFIILAVITLGAAVCVLLSRHPLYGALSLVTSMVSLAGIYGLIGSPFLGVVQVMVYAGAIMMLVTFVIMVLNGARDSKTPMFDKVSLFIVPAVAVLAGLVGFALVRAPIAFDTTALRGSVALTSKTLFDVAQTGPGYFILFEILGLLLLSAMVAAVLMAKKRLGSIETENTEDNH, encoded by the coding sequence CATCATTCTCGCCGTGATTACCCTCGGGGCTGCCGTGTGCGTGCTCCTGAGCCGTCATCCCCTTTACGGCGCACTTTCCCTGGTGACATCCATGGTTTCCCTGGCCGGTATCTACGGTCTTATCGGGAGCCCGTTCCTCGGAGTCGTGCAGGTCATGGTCTATGCCGGCGCCATCATGATGCTCGTGACGTTCGTGATCATGGTGCTGAACGGTGCCCGTGATTCGAAGACGCCGATGTTCGACAAGGTCTCGCTGTTCATTGTGCCTGCGGTGGCCGTGCTCGCTGGCCTTGTCGGGTTTGCGCTCGTTCGTGCCCCGATTGCCTTTGACACGACGGCGCTCCGCGGCTCCGTGGCGCTCACGTCCAAGACTCTCTTCGACGTGGCCCAGACCGGCCCTGGCTACTTTATCCTTTTCGAAATCCTCGGCCTCTTGCTCCTTTCTGCCATGGTTGCTGCAGTGCTCATGGCCAAGAAGCGCCTCGGGTCTATCGAAACTGAAAATACGGAGGATAATCACTGA
- a CDS encoding FISUMP domain-containing protein, with protein MKSMRKMRLNCAVLLMAIALVGCCEDYYYENADTDYTKVSSHDVSGAISIKDRALGGKIVIPSDKGKDIFVPEKVRLVLLDSSLAATDTLKGSIVKDDAIGYEFSARNYKSPYVKILVKGKWKLYGSKAVSTTFETISDISNEMNPLVDLMTHLEVPLVEALVDEGYPFKAAKQLAMQKFSENFGLKYVNAPAESYEREFVEVGTMYAFLLRGRSDSEFLENIEDFRLDMEDGVLDDTLAMIDFADYAVEDWLRLDSLLRQLNPASGHWNWKLAGRLVERAYGLSSCENDSTGKVGKVKAKGSKYKGDSLVCDVAKPGDDYFYRALTPLERELGPCGYRADGKDKFASIGDSLFYVCNYQPIWIDELEDSGSIEKWREASWGVTLNKVLGPCNKEVLKVEGSENEYRSLIRKKLGDTVYVCQYDYLFWKNEGTDSLLYFLGDCGVKNLWSLEKLGDSSEYVCTYDSWVSANDTLKFLSEQRRCDKETDSLRTFSFGSTYYICDDVKWGKDSVYTFKDTTQAYADSLDKVYFFKKECSVLADTVKYYYDSLSSQYYHCEIRNNKIKFYEVEEEKGRTYFCGEFAKTLTGCSAESDTTEVVSCPYNTKETWVNAESDGYYHCSHVDDGYTYVQIPYWEVNYYNSLHESGNLEPCNPQSDTLEYKRDSYGYYYYCVEEGGEWKNELIELDSLKEKLVDEWVKTLEPCNAENARWKRYYKSFLYEKRYVVCDYDMDSNFTLLKVDEPYYSNYPEREYLMKVKPPLEACSEEQMAARGTPVEVVNGSITDPRDGRNYRVVTIGEQTWMAENLGYYDTLAAPNLVNRSDCSKVPTLCSTTGRLYFWDAVVGVPSDFNADTIQTRLCAPVQGICPAGWHVPSVEEWSRLFQYVSYHNNGAGYGGSLKAETGWAVNPRVKDIFGFSVAPVSWTTDASAYFATSEIDASSRIRRNAVIQFTYSSGSPTINEDSMSRSFSVRCVKD; from the coding sequence ATGAAATCAATGCGCAAGATGCGACTGAATTGTGCCGTACTGCTGATGGCGATAGCCCTTGTCGGCTGTTGTGAGGATTACTATTACGAGAATGCGGACACGGACTACACGAAGGTGAGTTCGCATGATGTCTCGGGAGCAATTTCTATAAAGGACCGAGCCCTCGGAGGGAAAATAGTTATCCCTTCGGATAAGGGTAAAGATATATTCGTTCCCGAAAAGGTCCGGCTTGTCCTACTGGATAGTTCCCTTGCTGCTACAGACACCTTGAAGGGGAGCATTGTCAAGGACGATGCTATCGGTTATGAGTTTTCTGCACGCAACTACAAGTCCCCGTATGTGAAGATTCTTGTCAAGGGAAAGTGGAAACTCTATGGATCCAAGGCGGTCTCGACGACGTTTGAGACCATCAGCGATATTTCGAACGAGATGAATCCGCTTGTAGACCTGATGACGCATCTGGAAGTCCCGCTGGTAGAAGCGCTCGTAGACGAAGGCTACCCTTTCAAGGCGGCCAAGCAACTTGCCATGCAGAAGTTTAGCGAGAATTTCGGCCTTAAGTATGTGAATGCACCGGCGGAATCGTACGAAAGGGAATTTGTCGAAGTCGGAACGATGTATGCATTCCTGTTGCGTGGCAGGTCGGATAGCGAATTCCTGGAGAATATCGAAGATTTCCGTTTGGACATGGAAGACGGAGTTCTTGACGATACGCTCGCTATGATTGATTTTGCGGATTATGCCGTGGAAGACTGGCTCCGTCTGGACTCGCTGTTGCGACAGCTGAACCCTGCCTCAGGCCACTGGAACTGGAAACTCGCAGGGAGGCTTGTTGAACGCGCGTATGGCCTTTCTTCCTGTGAAAATGACTCCACTGGGAAAGTTGGCAAAGTCAAGGCGAAAGGGTCCAAATACAAGGGGGATTCCCTGGTGTGTGATGTGGCTAAGCCTGGCGATGACTACTTCTATCGGGCCCTTACTCCGCTGGAACGTGAACTAGGCCCTTGCGGATATCGTGCTGACGGCAAGGACAAGTTCGCTTCTATCGGTGATTCCCTGTTCTATGTCTGCAACTATCAGCCCATCTGGATTGATGAACTTGAAGATTCTGGCAGTATCGAGAAATGGCGCGAGGCTTCGTGGGGCGTTACTCTTAACAAGGTGCTGGGACCTTGCAACAAGGAAGTGCTGAAGGTAGAAGGTTCGGAGAATGAGTATAGGTCCCTGATTAGGAAAAAACTAGGGGATACCGTTTATGTATGCCAGTACGATTATCTGTTCTGGAAAAACGAAGGTACGGATTCCTTGCTTTATTTCTTGGGAGACTGTGGTGTCAAGAATCTCTGGAGCCTAGAAAAGTTGGGTGATTCATCGGAATATGTTTGCACATATGATTCGTGGGTGAGCGCGAACGATACGCTCAAGTTCCTTTCGGAACAGCGTCGCTGTGATAAGGAGACCGATAGCCTGCGTACGTTCTCGTTCGGTTCGACCTACTATATATGTGACGATGTGAAATGGGGCAAGGACTCCGTGTACACTTTCAAGGATACGACGCAGGCATATGCGGATTCGCTTGACAAGGTCTATTTTTTCAAAAAAGAGTGTTCTGTCCTTGCTGATACAGTGAAGTATTATTATGACTCGTTAAGCAGTCAGTATTACCACTGTGAAATCCGGAATAACAAGATCAAGTTCTACGAGGTCGAGGAAGAGAAAGGGCGGACGTATTTCTGCGGAGAGTTCGCCAAGACCTTGACGGGTTGCTCTGCTGAATCCGATACTACGGAAGTTGTCAGCTGCCCGTACAATACCAAGGAAACTTGGGTCAATGCCGAGAGCGACGGCTACTACCATTGCTCGCATGTCGATGATGGCTATACTTACGTTCAGATTCCTTATTGGGAAGTGAATTACTACAATAGCCTGCATGAGTCGGGGAACCTCGAGCCTTGTAACCCGCAGTCAGATACGCTCGAGTACAAGCGGGATTCCTACGGGTATTACTATTACTGCGTAGAAGAAGGAGGCGAGTGGAAAAATGAACTTATCGAGCTAGACTCCCTGAAAGAAAAACTTGTCGACGAGTGGGTAAAGACCTTGGAACCGTGTAATGCGGAAAATGCAAGATGGAAGCGCTATTATAAAAGTTTCCTGTACGAAAAACGCTATGTCGTATGCGATTATGACATGGATTCGAATTTCACGTTGCTGAAGGTGGATGAACCATACTACTCCAATTATCCGGAACGCGAATACCTCATGAAGGTCAAGCCCCCTCTGGAGGCCTGTAGCGAAGAGCAGATGGCTGCACGGGGGACGCCGGTAGAGGTGGTGAACGGTTCCATAACTGACCCGCGTGATGGACGCAATTATCGCGTCGTGACTATCGGAGAACAGACCTGGATGGCCGAGAACCTCGGTTACTACGATACGCTTGCCGCGCCCAATCTGGTTAATCGTTCGGATTGCTCCAAGGTTCCGACCCTGTGCTCTACGACGGGTCGGCTGTATTTCTGGGATGCGGTTGTGGGCGTTCCCTCGGATTTCAATGCGGATACGATTCAGACGAGACTCTGCGCACCAGTCCAGGGAATATGCCCTGCAGGCTGGCATGTTCCTTCGGTAGAGGAATGGTCGCGGTTGTTCCAGTATGTATCGTACCACAATAATGGCGCAGGTTATGGAGGTTCCCTGAAGGCCGAAACAGGCTGGGCCGTGAACCCGAGGGTCAAGGATATATTCGGCTTTTCTGTGGCGCCGGTTTCCTGGACTACCGATGCTTCGGCCTATTTTGCCACGTCGGAAATCGATGCGAGTTCGAGGATAAGGCGTAATGCTGTAATACAGTTTACCTATTCTTCTGGGAGCCCGACGATAAATGAAGATTCTATGAGCCGTTCGTTCTCCGTGCGCTGCGTGAAGGACTAG
- a CDS encoding NuoM family protein yields the protein MLLHLLVLAPFAAAILMVLNSKEDFKAATHMAILFGLVFLGMSVVLVSGGNIATSPVEWLWIPGCKGPSYYYLYSHGLGSWMVFLSCGLSLVALISARGLLGVNYRNFAIGIFALMGAMNGTFLAADAVLFFFFFEAMVIPAAILIASFGGEDRKKAAMTFAIYTLVGSAPMMVALWYLLTIADNSLLMSLAIAIQGVPESTQLVVLMSFLIAFIVKTPIFPFHGWQAITYSEAPAPLSAILTGAMSKAGVFGFIAWVLPIFPFNMQEISTMVWLGLGSAIYGAFMALRATDGKKLLAFSSMSHLGIAVAGVFSLSEAMLPAVLVLLVAHGISAGVQYYLIGVAERMTGTRNIEEMGGLAHKNPAFSFLFGAAGVMALAVPGTAGFVGEFSVLLSLWDLSAVCAIIMGFVMILSAAYVLRFIQKVIFGKPAREYTEGKLCGHLEGFAYGVMLVLLLVFGFHPSFITNALHVYEDDVIEQVVEENADAVPVDEIDEEMEEESEPLESHIVSSADIAKLDSSLTQAGFSEEERKELIKQVIETEANMAKATAVAAEKQQREEEEARIRDAANKAYEEFDVPMESQDESAVKSEEVSND from the coding sequence ATGCTGTTACATCTCCTTGTCCTCGCCCCGTTTGCTGCCGCCATCCTGATGGTCCTCAATTCCAAGGAGGATTTCAAGGCGGCGACCCATATGGCAATCCTTTTCGGACTCGTGTTCCTGGGTATGTCCGTTGTTCTCGTCTCTGGCGGGAATATCGCCACATCTCCTGTGGAATGGCTCTGGATTCCTGGTTGCAAGGGTCCTTCCTACTATTACCTGTATAGTCACGGTCTGGGCTCCTGGATGGTGTTCCTGTCTTGCGGACTTTCGCTGGTCGCCCTGATTTCGGCCCGCGGGCTCCTGGGCGTGAACTACCGCAATTTCGCCATCGGCATTTTTGCCTTGATGGGCGCGATGAACGGAACATTCCTTGCCGCAGACGCCGTGCTGTTCTTCTTCTTCTTTGAAGCTATGGTGATTCCGGCTGCTATTCTCATTGCCAGTTTCGGCGGTGAGGACCGCAAGAAGGCAGCGATGACGTTCGCGATTTACACGCTTGTCGGTTCTGCCCCGATGATGGTCGCCCTGTGGTACCTGCTTACCATTGCCGACAATTCTCTGCTGATGTCCCTTGCGATTGCGATCCAGGGCGTTCCGGAGTCGACCCAGCTGGTTGTCCTCATGAGCTTCCTGATTGCGTTTATCGTGAAGACTCCGATATTCCCGTTCCACGGCTGGCAGGCTATCACGTATTCCGAGGCCCCGGCTCCGCTTTCTGCAATCCTCACGGGTGCGATGAGTAAGGCTGGCGTGTTCGGCTTTATAGCTTGGGTGCTTCCGATTTTCCCGTTCAACATGCAGGAAATTTCCACGATGGTCTGGCTCGGCCTTGGTTCCGCCATTTACGGCGCGTTCATGGCCCTGCGTGCAACCGACGGCAAGAAACTCCTTGCCTTCAGTTCCATGAGCCATCTGGGCATTGCTGTTGCGGGTGTGTTTAGCCTTTCCGAGGCGATGCTCCCCGCGGTGCTCGTGCTCCTGGTTGCCCATGGTATTTCGGCCGGCGTACAGTACTACCTGATTGGTGTTGCCGAACGCATGACGGGCACTCGCAATATCGAAGAGATGGGCGGCCTTGCCCACAAGAACCCTGCGTTCAGCTTCCTGTTCGGTGCTGCAGGCGTCATGGCGCTTGCCGTTCCTGGAACTGCTGGATTTGTCGGAGAATTCTCCGTTCTCCTTTCCCTCTGGGACCTGAGCGCGGTTTGCGCAATCATCATGGGCTTTGTCATGATCCTTTCGGCGGCCTATGTGCTTCGCTTTATCCAGAAGGTCATCTTCGGTAAGCCTGCTCGTGAATACACCGAGGGCAAGCTCTGCGGCCATCTCGAAGGCTTTGCCTATGGCGTGATGCTCGTTCTGCTTCTCGTGTTCGGCTTCCATCCGTCGTTCATTACGAATGCCCTGCATGTCTACGAAGACGATGTCATTGAACAGGTCGTGGAAGAAAATGCGGACGCTGTTCCTGTAGATGAAATTGACGAAGAAATGGAAGAGGAATCCGAACCTCTCGAGTCCCACATCGTTTCTTCTGCTGATATCGCAAAGCTCGATTCCTCGCTGACCCAGGCCGGTTTCTCCGAGGAAGAACGCAAGGAACTGATCAAGCAGGTAATTGAGACCGAGGCCAATATGGCCAAGGCGACTGCAGTTGCTGCCGAAAAACAGCAGCGCGAAGAAGAAGAGGCTCGGATCCGCGACGCCGCGAACAAGGCTTACGAGGAATTCGATGTCCCGATGGAAAGTCAAGATGAATCTGCTGTGAAGAGCGAGGAGGTTTCCAATGACTAG